One Mesorhizobium loti genomic window carries:
- a CDS encoding flavin-dependent oxidoreductase, F420-dependent methylene-tetrahydromethanopterin reductase: MEFATFILAAQRGYHQSCDSVIGNSIEQTIASEQAGFNTAWFAEHHFNNYSLVPSPLMMVAHCAGLTSTIRLGTGVCVLPLYQPQRLLSEIGFAEIVSNGRLELGVGSGYQQFEFERFGVDVDQAPAVFAEYLDILLKGLNQKVFEHNGQYEKIPLTAISLRTIQRPAPPIWIACGSARSMCRAYREGHNLFVTAFHNGLENLRTLRETIEAAAASRGKDVTAAKIGLLRCCYASDDQAEIDSYLDNARFQRRLSEALHQRRQQSRDGYLLQETPTQQDLSFETMRQNLPIGSVSRVIDRLLEEISILKPDQIAIQTQLGDFDQKTMLRQIELWGDKIIPSINKSLG, from the coding sequence ATGGAATTCGCGACGTTCATCTTGGCGGCCCAGCGAGGCTATCATCAATCGTGCGACAGCGTCATCGGTAACTCCATTGAACAGACAATCGCTTCGGAGCAGGCTGGCTTCAACACCGCTTGGTTCGCCGAGCACCACTTCAACAATTACAGCCTGGTTCCCTCGCCCTTGATGATGGTGGCGCACTGTGCTGGCCTTACGAGCACCATTCGCCTTGGCACCGGTGTGTGTGTGCTGCCGCTATATCAACCGCAGCGCCTGCTCTCCGAGATCGGCTTTGCCGAGATCGTTTCGAACGGCCGCCTCGAACTCGGCGTCGGCTCGGGATACCAGCAGTTCGAGTTCGAGCGCTTCGGCGTCGATGTCGATCAGGCGCCGGCCGTGTTTGCGGAATACCTGGATATCCTTCTCAAGGGCCTTAACCAGAAGGTCTTCGAGCACAATGGCCAGTATGAGAAGATACCTTTAACGGCGATTTCGCTGCGCACCATCCAAAGGCCAGCCCCACCGATCTGGATCGCCTGCGGGTCCGCGCGAAGCATGTGCCGGGCCTATCGTGAGGGCCACAATCTTTTCGTCACGGCGTTCCACAACGGCTTGGAAAACTTAAGAACGCTGCGTGAGACCATCGAGGCAGCAGCGGCCTCGCGGGGTAAGGATGTCACCGCCGCCAAGATAGGGCTTCTGCGCTGCTGCTATGCCAGCGACGATCAGGCGGAGATCGACAGCTATCTCGACAACGCCCGCTTCCAGCGCCGGCTATCTGAAGCACTTCATCAGCGCCGCCAGCAGAGCCGGGACGGCTATCTGCTGCAGGAAACACCGACGCAGCAGGATCTGTCGTTCGAGACCATGCGCCAGAACCTGCCGATCGGCAGCGTAAGTCGCGTCATCGATCGCCTGCTGGAAGAGATAAGTATCCTGAAGCCGGACCAGATCGCAATTCAGACCCAATTGGGAGATTTCGACCAAAAGACGATGCTACGCCAGATTGAGCTCTGGGGAGACAAGATCATCCCATCGATCAACAAGTCGCTTGGTTAG
- a CDS encoding phosphoenolpyruvate mutase yields MVERQSGAQTRESLRRMIASSELAFAMEAHDGLSAAIAERAGFKALWASGLSISSSLGYRDANEASWSQLVDVVERISDTVDIPVLVDGDSGFGNFNNARLVARKLRQHGASGICLEDTAFPKMNSFIGDRHPLADIPEFCGRLKAVKDQVPDAEFVLVARIEALIAGRGEDEALARAQAYAEAGADAILIHSRKSNAEEIFAFTRAWQNRLPVVIVPTKYYRTPVSAYRAAGISTVIWANHNMRAAISAMRQVCDRILREESTAGIEDEVATLDELFDLLNYQELSAAEEKYLPQTATGVR; encoded by the coding sequence ATGGTGGAGAGGCAGTCTGGTGCGCAGACGCGCGAGAGCTTGCGCCGAATGATCGCGTCCAGTGAACTCGCCTTCGCAATGGAGGCTCATGACGGCCTTTCGGCGGCGATTGCCGAGCGCGCTGGCTTCAAGGCGCTCTGGGCGTCCGGCCTCTCGATTTCATCCAGCCTCGGATATCGAGATGCTAACGAAGCTTCCTGGTCCCAACTCGTCGACGTCGTTGAGCGAATTTCCGACACGGTGGACATTCCAGTCCTCGTCGACGGGGACAGCGGGTTCGGGAACTTCAACAATGCCCGTTTGGTCGCCCGCAAGCTGCGCCAACATGGCGCGAGCGGCATATGTCTCGAGGACACGGCGTTCCCGAAAATGAACTCGTTCATCGGTGATCGGCACCCGTTGGCCGATATTCCCGAGTTCTGCGGCCGGCTTAAGGCGGTGAAGGACCAAGTGCCGGATGCGGAGTTCGTTCTGGTCGCCCGGATCGAGGCGCTCATCGCCGGCCGCGGAGAGGATGAGGCGCTGGCGCGAGCACAAGCCTACGCTGAGGCCGGCGCCGATGCTATTCTGATTCATTCCCGCAAGTCCAACGCTGAGGAGATTTTCGCCTTCACGCGCGCCTGGCAGAACCGCCTCCCGGTCGTGATCGTGCCTACGAAATATTACCGCACACCGGTCTCCGCGTATCGGGCGGCCGGAATCTCCACGGTCATATGGGCGAACCACAACATGCGCGCGGCGATCTCGGCCATGCGCCAGGTCTGCGACCGCATCCTCCGCGAAGAAAGTACCGCCGGTATCGAGGACGAGGTGGCGACGCTCGACGAACTCTTCGATCTGCTCAATTACCAGGAACTCTCAGCGGCGGAAGAGAAATATCTACCGCAGACGGCGACCGGCGTCCGGTAG
- a CDS encoding aspartate transaminase, producing MLAHRTNLFGTSGTAAARAAAKAAADAGKEIIDLTAGEIWSELAPTIRDGAIDAINNGVNRYTDTVGMVELREALARKISLDTGQIWKAEEVAVTSGAKQALFNAAMVLLNPGDEVIIPAPYWTTFPAQVLIAGGTPVFVDTKSNGYVPRPEHIKEAVTERTRAIVVNTPSNPAGAVYDVETLMAIAQLAVIRNLWIIFDECYGDFVHEDHTHHPIVSVAPEIRARALIVSSFSKSLALTGWRIGYLAGPKEVINAVNALQSHTTSNPNVIAQHAVLAHLQRGGSDYEGKLRSRLTSARRIGLDVLAWLTRVPVPRAQGGFYFYLDLSHLLRSASEDGASTTADDIVTALLTETGVAAVSGAAFGDPAGLRLSYGIPSEKLATGLARLVEFLNSWK from the coding sequence ATGCTTGCGCATCGGACAAACCTGTTTGGCACATCGGGTACCGCCGCGGCGCGCGCTGCCGCAAAAGCGGCGGCCGATGCTGGCAAGGAGATCATCGATCTGACCGCCGGCGAGATCTGGAGCGAGCTTGCTCCCACGATTCGCGACGGCGCGATCGACGCCATCAATAACGGCGTCAATCGCTATACCGATACGGTTGGCATGGTGGAGTTGCGCGAGGCACTGGCGCGGAAGATCTCCCTCGATACCGGACAGATCTGGAAGGCCGAGGAAGTTGCCGTGACGTCCGGAGCGAAGCAGGCCTTGTTCAATGCCGCAATGGTGCTGCTGAACCCGGGCGACGAGGTCATCATCCCGGCGCCTTACTGGACAACGTTTCCGGCCCAGGTGCTAATCGCCGGCGGCACACCGGTCTTCGTCGACACCAAATCCAATGGTTACGTCCCGCGCCCCGAGCACATCAAGGAGGCGGTCACTGAGCGCACGCGGGCGATCGTCGTCAACACGCCCAGCAATCCGGCCGGTGCGGTCTACGATGTTGAGACCCTGATGGCCATCGCTCAATTGGCGGTCATCCGGAACCTGTGGATCATTTTCGACGAGTGCTATGGCGACTTCGTGCATGAGGATCATACCCACCATCCGATCGTCTCGGTCGCCCCCGAAATTCGAGCACGCGCGCTGATCGTCAGCTCCTTCAGCAAATCGCTGGCATTGACCGGCTGGCGCATCGGCTATCTGGCGGGTCCAAAAGAGGTGATCAATGCCGTCAACGCGCTGCAATCGCACACCACTTCGAATCCAAACGTAATTGCCCAGCACGCGGTGCTCGCCCATTTGCAAAGGGGTGGCTCGGACTATGAAGGCAAGCTGCGTTCACGCCTCACAAGCGCCAGACGGATCGGTCTTGACGTGCTTGCTTGGTTGACGCGTGTACCGGTCCCCAGGGCGCAAGGCGGCTTCTATTTCTATCTCGACCTTTCCCATCTGCTGCGATCGGCATCGGAAGACGGCGCCTCAACGACAGCCGACGATATCGTGACGGCACTGCTTACCGAAACTGGCGTCGCAGCTGTGTCGGGCGCCGCGTTCGGTGACCCCGCCGGCCTGCGCCTGTCCTATGGAATTCCATCTGAAAAACTCGCGACCGGCCTGGCCCGGCTCGTCGAATTCCTCAACTCCTGGAAATGA
- a CDS encoding hemolysin erythrocyte lysis protein 2 — MPPAAPKKAVILAAGFGSRLRPLTDLCPKPLVEVNGTPILYNALWNLQTVGVEEVTIVVGYRKDAIRHACGERFGRLDINYVESSVFDKTGSAYSLWLARDTLLSGDCYLLEGDVFFEEDALRHLIRVEAANAAAVAPFDPSMEGSAVVLSSNGFISEVRLKQTAANLVSGTPVLFKMMNLIRFSGAELQTAIVPVLHDLIGSGAIKAYTEELLAHLIEQRGLQLAAARCDDLRWYEIDSEQDLRVAERIFAFERPHRHSADAPAAVAGVGG, encoded by the coding sequence ATGCCTCCCGCTGCTCCCAAGAAAGCCGTCATTCTCGCTGCCGGCTTCGGCTCCCGCCTGCGTCCGCTGACCGATCTGTGTCCCAAGCCCCTCGTCGAAGTCAACGGCACACCGATACTTTACAATGCACTGTGGAACCTTCAGACGGTGGGAGTTGAAGAGGTGACGATTGTTGTCGGCTATCGCAAGGATGCCATTCGCCATGCCTGTGGCGAACGCTTCGGTAGACTTGACATCAACTATGTCGAGTCCTCGGTCTTCGACAAGACAGGGAGCGCCTACTCGCTCTGGCTGGCACGCGACACGCTTCTTTCCGGCGACTGTTATCTCCTCGAAGGTGACGTCTTCTTCGAAGAAGATGCGCTGCGCCACCTGATCAGGGTGGAGGCGGCCAATGCCGCCGCGGTCGCGCCCTTCGATCCATCCATGGAAGGGTCCGCGGTCGTCCTTTCCAGCAACGGCTTCATATCCGAAGTCCGGTTGAAGCAGACGGCGGCAAATCTGGTATCAGGCACCCCGGTGCTCTTCAAGATGATGAACCTCATCCGGTTCTCTGGCGCCGAACTCCAAACGGCGATCGTCCCGGTCCTCCACGACCTGATCGGCTCGGGCGCAATCAAAGCCTATACCGAGGAGCTGCTCGCGCATCTCATCGAGCAGCGCGGACTGCAACTCGCCGCGGCGCGATGTGACGATTTGCGATGGTACGAGATCGACAGTGAACAGGACCTGCGGGTAGCGGAAAGGATTTTCGCCTTCGAGCGACCTCACAGACATAGTGCCGACGCGCCGGCCGCCGTGGCGGGGGTAGGAGGATGA
- a CDS encoding asparagine synthetase has translation MCGIFGIVLKNEGTPVCAEAVERCAEALAHRGPDASGLYIDQSVAFAHRRLSIVDAHSRANQPYRDDNTGVVVTYNGEIFNYREIRAELRDMGFSFSTVSDTEVLILSYIAWGKSFLNRLDGIFAFALFDPRNLLVLIARDRLGVKPLYYTICDVGLLFASQPNALIRWPGVMRGPDMIGALSFLSYRAVVGARTLFAGISKLEPGHLLEIRNGRHTSERWWNLSERISRCKPDYSDIRRLLGSAVERQLVADVPVAALLSGGLDSSILAYEASARSQIRPICYTGKVETADYDETAYAMEVAAEFGLTHRVVPIGEPSDIYAVSELVRLRGHPLGMHNEIAMFTLAKAISKEHKVVLTGEGADEIFAGYSRLFRTPYDYNRSKIIAALPRALAQVARRRLGLDVHCSQLQFFLARYSYFPTDEIRSLAIDGRIRREHEMALFDHFSTQFAEAGGDFFSKISYVLVSTHLPALLEMVDNTTMAAGLEARVPYTDHQLVTAAMAMPGSQRLRWRSPIASVQALWHPVASFSERLDVSKYPLRREYRSVLPRSVLSRKKMGFPLPLGQWAVGEGATEYRRLLFDKDSPLGDLFDPAALWRWFEAGRRNPSDSFGRKFWLLANLGIFFKEVFS, from the coding sequence ATGTGCGGAATCTTTGGGATAGTCCTCAAAAACGAGGGAACACCCGTTTGTGCTGAGGCCGTTGAGCGTTGCGCTGAGGCTCTCGCTCATCGCGGGCCTGATGCCAGCGGCCTATACATTGATCAATCGGTCGCATTCGCGCATCGACGGCTATCGATTGTCGACGCTCATTCTCGCGCCAATCAGCCCTATCGCGATGACAATACCGGAGTGGTGGTGACGTACAACGGCGAGATATTCAACTATCGGGAAATTAGAGCTGAATTGAGGGATATGGGTTTTTCCTTCTCGACGGTGTCCGACACCGAGGTTCTAATTCTTAGCTATATTGCTTGGGGAAAGTCATTCTTAAATCGTCTTGACGGGATATTTGCCTTCGCGCTTTTCGACCCGCGAAACTTGCTTGTTCTCATCGCCCGAGATCGTTTGGGGGTAAAACCCCTTTACTACACGATCTGCGACGTTGGGCTTCTGTTTGCGTCGCAGCCGAACGCTCTCATTCGCTGGCCGGGCGTCATGCGCGGACCCGACATGATCGGCGCGCTCAGCTTTCTATCCTATCGCGCGGTTGTCGGCGCCAGAACGCTGTTCGCCGGGATCTCCAAGTTAGAGCCCGGCCATCTCCTCGAAATAAGAAATGGGCGACACACGTCCGAACGTTGGTGGAATCTGTCGGAGCGCATTTCGCGATGTAAGCCCGACTACTCCGACATACGCAGACTACTCGGAAGCGCCGTCGAACGTCAGCTGGTGGCTGACGTACCGGTCGCCGCATTGTTGTCCGGTGGACTTGACTCGAGCATCCTCGCCTATGAGGCGTCCGCCCGCTCCCAAATCCGTCCGATCTGCTATACCGGCAAGGTCGAGACCGCCGATTATGACGAGACGGCTTATGCGATGGAGGTCGCCGCAGAATTCGGGCTCACTCACCGGGTCGTCCCAATTGGAGAACCTTCCGATATCTACGCTGTGTCAGAGCTGGTTCGCCTGCGCGGACATCCGCTTGGGATGCATAACGAAATCGCAATGTTTACGCTCGCAAAGGCGATTTCGAAGGAGCATAAGGTCGTCCTCACCGGCGAGGGTGCCGATGAGATTTTTGCTGGCTACAGCCGATTGTTCCGTACGCCGTATGATTACAATCGAAGCAAGATCATCGCCGCATTACCACGTGCTCTTGCCCAGGTCGCACGCCGGCGCCTCGGACTCGACGTCCATTGCAGTCAATTGCAGTTCTTCCTGGCGCGTTACAGCTACTTCCCGACCGATGAAATCCGCTCGCTTGCCATCGATGGGCGGATACGAAGGGAGCACGAGATGGCTCTGTTCGATCACTTCTCGACTCAATTTGCAGAGGCCGGCGGAGATTTCTTTAGCAAGATCTCATATGTTCTCGTCTCTACGCATTTGCCCGCATTGCTGGAAATGGTTGACAACACCACAATGGCAGCTGGGCTTGAAGCTCGCGTTCCTTATACCGATCACCAGCTCGTTACCGCCGCAATGGCGATGCCCGGCTCACAGCGGTTGAGGTGGAGGTCTCCAATCGCTTCGGTCCAGGCACTGTGGCATCCGGTTGCTTCCTTCAGCGAACGTCTCGATGTCTCAAAATATCCCTTGCGAAGGGAATACCGGAGCGTCTTGCCCAGATCTGTTCTATCTCGCAAAAAGATGGGATTTCCGCTGCCACTGGGTCAGTGGGCCGTTGGCGAGGGAGCAACGGAATATCGAAGGCTGCTATTTGATAAGGACTCTCCACTGGGAGATTTGTTCGATCCTGCTGCTTTGTGGCGTTGGTTCGAGGCCGGACGACGAAATCCTTCAGACTCGTTTGGTCGGAAGTTCTGGCTATTGGCCAACCTTGGGATATTCTTCAAAGAGGTATTCTCATGA
- a CDS encoding Putative AMINOTRANSFERASE PROTEIN has protein sequence MADTTRAIFILDFAGPKIHLWSGSYDAPLVPINGQPLLDRLVNACVENGIEDVTLVENLSSGTFDGFRLQDSTNTLSWHDAHDGDLIEKFRQHDGDTLLIWGTPLFDSEVLDGINTNKGLRGSAWRPDAPTGIYRLSADVLRNLLAESRAAASLHQAFSRLVAGLSQLDVALPGNVLTAGSKLLDICDGVDASIAEFRCDKENVLRRLETSVGGYWRKPIAEHMLLCNTRFPPKTFYDRLAARLEGVLTCYPSQQIDIASVVGTMTSQQPDFIAVGNGVTDLIQALYSTLNPTIAIPVPTFAGFQTPLDDEQKNNFVLTPPYFDLDVRAFLEFVLATGADTAIVVNPNNPTGRLVDHADVAWLAEALGSRGRRLIVDESFIDFPADGRPNSVENLVPSCANLIVVKSLGKVFGLGGIRLAYLMAGDPTLVAAVRRKLPLWNINGIAEYTLFLLPEFAEELEHSLDMLREDRELFIEELRTVPGLDVVPSQTNFILCRLPENSVSAAELKRRLVLFESVLVRECGYQAMNDADRYLRLTVRSRTENERLAKALRRTLSRSTASESDALT, from the coding sequence ATGGCCGATACGACCCGTGCTATTTTTATCCTCGATTTCGCAGGGCCAAAAATACATCTGTGGAGTGGCAGCTACGATGCACCGTTGGTTCCTATCAACGGTCAGCCGCTCTTGGACCGTCTCGTCAACGCCTGTGTCGAAAACGGCATTGAAGATGTCACTCTCGTTGAAAACTTGAGTAGCGGCACATTCGATGGGTTCCGCCTGCAGGACAGCACAAATACGCTTTCGTGGCACGACGCGCATGACGGCGATCTCATTGAGAAGTTCCGCCAACATGATGGCGATACTCTCCTGATATGGGGAACACCGCTTTTCGACAGTGAGGTTCTTGACGGTATCAATACCAACAAGGGTTTGCGCGGCTCCGCTTGGCGGCCCGACGCGCCGACCGGGATTTATCGATTGAGTGCTGATGTTCTACGCAATCTTCTGGCCGAAAGCCGCGCCGCGGCATCTCTGCATCAGGCCTTCAGCAGGTTAGTCGCGGGCCTGTCCCAGCTGGACGTAGCGTTGCCTGGCAATGTGCTGACTGCCGGCTCCAAGCTGCTCGATATTTGCGACGGTGTCGACGCATCCATCGCGGAATTTCGGTGTGACAAGGAGAACGTGCTGCGGCGTCTTGAAACGAGCGTCGGAGGTTATTGGCGCAAGCCAATCGCCGAGCACATGCTTCTTTGCAATACCCGCTTCCCTCCCAAGACTTTTTACGATCGGCTGGCGGCGAGGCTCGAAGGCGTGTTGACATGCTATCCTTCTCAGCAGATCGATATCGCTTCAGTTGTTGGCACGATGACCTCGCAGCAGCCGGACTTTATTGCAGTCGGAAACGGGGTGACCGACCTCATCCAGGCGCTCTATTCAACGCTGAACCCAACAATCGCGATTCCCGTGCCGACGTTCGCCGGCTTTCAAACACCTCTCGATGACGAACAAAAGAACAACTTCGTCCTCACCCCGCCCTATTTCGATCTCGACGTTCGAGCTTTCCTGGAATTCGTACTGGCGACAGGCGCGGATACGGCAATCGTTGTAAATCCAAACAATCCGACCGGTCGACTTGTTGATCATGCTGACGTGGCATGGCTGGCGGAGGCCCTAGGATCTCGAGGGCGACGGCTGATCGTGGATGAATCGTTCATTGATTTTCCCGCTGATGGCCGACCAAACAGCGTTGAGAATCTGGTTCCGTCCTGTGCCAATTTGATCGTGGTGAAGAGCCTTGGAAAGGTCTTCGGACTTGGCGGAATCCGGCTCGCCTACCTCATGGCTGGCGATCCCACCCTCGTTGCCGCCGTGCGCCGGAAACTGCCGCTGTGGAACATTAACGGCATTGCGGAATACACACTGTTCCTGCTTCCCGAATTCGCAGAGGAATTGGAACACAGTCTAGACATGTTGCGAGAAGATAGAGAGCTGTTCATCGAGGAGCTGCGGACGGTACCGGGCCTCGACGTCGTACCTTCGCAAACGAATTTCATCTTGTGCCGGCTGCCTGAAAATTCGGTATCCGCTGCCGAGCTCAAGCGCCGCCTCGTTCTGTTCGAATCCGTCCTCGTAAGAGAATGCGGCTATCAAGCCATGAACGACGCAGATCGATATCTGCGCCTGACGGTTCGAAGTCGGACGGAAAACGAAAGGCTGGCAAAAGCTCTGCGGCGCACCTTAAGCCGCTCAACGGCCTCTGAGAGTGACGCCCTGACGTGA
- a CDS encoding transcriptional regulator, which translates to MSLSYNRHKRLVEIIQANGEVRIRDLMQRFNISEETARRDIKRLEQDGLVARVHGGAVATQQPKLLAISSRAVSERAEKSTIAEIALGLLKPGQNLFFGGGSTILSLASRISALPEMRVVTNMVDTAIAAAEGYRHRVVMLGGDFNVDFRTVTGFTALRTLREQQIDIAFIGVNAVHPNGVFDHEQVGQELAATLCEQARKIVVLADHSKFGLSARYRILPHSAITAIITDRRPASDMLDKIEAAGVEVLYPQNRHNPALVST; encoded by the coding sequence ATGTCGCTAAGTTACAATCGTCATAAAAGGCTCGTTGAAATCATCCAGGCGAATGGCGAAGTGCGCATCCGAGATTTGATGCAGCGGTTCAATATTTCAGAAGAGACTGCGCGGCGGGATATCAAACGGCTCGAGCAGGATGGCTTGGTCGCACGGGTCCATGGTGGCGCGGTCGCAACGCAACAGCCAAAGCTGCTGGCCATCTCATCGCGAGCTGTTTCCGAGCGCGCGGAAAAAAGCACCATCGCTGAGATCGCCCTGGGTCTTCTGAAGCCCGGTCAGAATCTCTTCTTCGGGGGCGGCAGCACCATTCTGTCGTTGGCCAGCCGCATATCGGCCCTCCCGGAAATGCGCGTCGTCACCAACATGGTCGATACTGCCATCGCCGCGGCCGAAGGCTATCGGCATCGCGTTGTCATGCTGGGGGGCGATTTCAATGTCGATTTCCGGACCGTAACCGGATTCACCGCCTTGCGTACACTCCGCGAACAGCAGATCGACATCGCATTTATCGGCGTCAATGCGGTGCATCCGAATGGCGTCTTCGACCATGAACAGGTCGGACAGGAGCTTGCTGCGACGCTCTGCGAGCAAGCACGGAAAATTGTCGTTCTCGCCGATCACAGCAAATTCGGCTTGTCGGCGCGCTACCGCATCCTGCCCCATTCGGCGATTACCGCGATCATCACCGACCGGAGGCCTGCATCGGACATGCTGGACAAGATCGAAGCCGCCGGTGTTGAAGTTCTATATCCGCAAAACCGTCACAACCCCGCACTGGTCTCTACTTGA